From Cellvibrio zantedeschiae, the proteins below share one genomic window:
- the rplO gene encoding 50S ribosomal protein L15, giving the protein MRLNTLSPAPGRIKAAKRVGRGIGSGLGKTAGRGHKGLKSRSGGSVRPGFEGGQMPLQIRLPKYGFSSRIGRVTAEIRLSELNLVEGSVVDLETLKQADLISSVIKRAKIFASGELKKAVTVKGLAVTKGAKAAIEAAGGTVEE; this is encoded by the coding sequence ATGCGTCTTAATACACTTAGCCCCGCACCGGGCAGAATTAAAGCTGCTAAACGTGTTGGCCGTGGTATCGGTAGTGGTTTGGGTAAAACTGCTGGCCGTGGTCACAAAGGTCTGAAATCACGTTCAGGTGGTTCTGTACGTCCAGGTTTCGAAGGCGGTCAAATGCCTTTGCAAATCCGTTTGCCAAAATATGGTTTCTCTTCTCGTATTGGTCGCGTTACTGCTGAGATTCGTTTGTCTGAACTGAATCTGGTAGAAGGCTCCGTAGTAGATTTGGAAACTCTCAAGCAAGCAGACTTGATTAGCTCCGTTATCAAACGCGCTAAGATTTTCGCTTCTGGTGAGTTGAAAAAGGCTGTGACTGTTAAAGGTTTGGCTGTAACCAAAGGTGCTAAGGCTGCTATTGAAGCTGCTGGCGGTACTGTAGAAGAGTAA
- the rpsM gene encoding 30S ribosomal protein S13 — translation MARIAGVNIPDNKHAVISLTYVYGIGRTTAKQICAATGISEESKIGSLSEEQLESIRAEVAKRTVEGDLRRVISMNIKRLMDLGCYRGLRHRRSLPLRGQRTKTNARTRKGPRKPIKK, via the coding sequence ATGGCTCGTATTGCTGGTGTAAACATACCAGATAACAAACACGCCGTTATCTCGTTGACTTATGTGTACGGGATTGGTCGTACTACAGCTAAACAGATCTGTGCCGCTACTGGTATTTCTGAAGAATCTAAAATTGGTTCTTTGTCAGAAGAACAGTTGGAATCGATCCGTGCTGAAGTTGCAAAGCGCACCGTAGAAGGTGACTTGCGCCGTGTTATATCTATGAATATCAAGCGTTTGATGGATTTGGGTTGCTACCGTGGCTTGCGTCACCGTCGTAGCTTGCCATTGCGTGGTCAGCGTACTAAGACGAACGCTCGTACTCGTAAAGGCCCACGTAAGCCCATTAAGAAGTAA
- the rpmJ gene encoding 50S ribosomal protein L36, with protein sequence MKVRASVKKICRNCKMVRRNGVLRVICAVEPRHKQRQG encoded by the coding sequence ATGAAAGTTCGTGCTTCTGTTAAAAAAATTTGCCGCAATTGCAAAATGGTGCGTCGCAACGGTGTTCTGCGTGTAATCTGCGCCGTTGAACCGCGTCACAAGCAGCGTCAGGGTTAA
- the rpsD gene encoding 30S ribosomal protein S4, with translation MARYIGPTCKLSRREGTDLFLKSGARALDSKCKLETAPGQHGQRRGRLSDYGVQLREKQKVRRIYGILEKQFRGYYKEAARRKGASGENLLKLLESRLDNVVYRMGFGSTRSESRQLVSHKAISVNGKTVNIASYQVAAGDVVAVREKAKKQLRIQNAINLAGQRSNVEWVDVNAEKKEGVFKRVPDRSDLPADINENLIVELYSK, from the coding sequence ATGGCTCGTTATATTGGACCTACCTGTAAACTCTCTCGTCGCGAAGGCACTGATCTTTTCCTGAAAAGTGGTGCGCGCGCGTTAGATTCAAAATGTAAATTAGAAACTGCACCAGGTCAACATGGCCAACGTCGTGGTCGTTTGTCTGACTATGGTGTGCAGTTGCGTGAAAAGCAAAAAGTTCGTCGTATTTACGGCATTCTTGAAAAGCAATTCCGTGGTTACTACAAAGAAGCTGCACGTCGTAAAGGCGCTAGCGGTGAGAACTTGTTGAAGCTGCTCGAATCTCGCTTGGATAACGTTGTTTATCGTATGGGCTTCGGCTCAACTCGCTCTGAATCACGTCAATTAGTGTCGCACAAGGCAATTAGCGTAAACGGCAAAACCGTTAATATCGCTTCTTACCAGGTTGCTGCTGGTGATGTTGTTGCAGTTCGCGAAAAAGCTAAAAAGCAATTGCGCATTCAAAACGCTATTAACCTTGCTGGTCAACGCAGCAATGTTGAGTGGGTTGATGTTAACGCTGAGAAGAAAGAAGGCGTATTTAAACGCGTTCCTGATCGCAGCGATTTGCCAGCTGATATCAACGAGAACCTCATCGTAGAGCTTTACTCTAAGTAA
- the rpsK gene encoding 30S ribosomal protein S11 has translation MAKPSNKTATKKKVKKTVVDGVAHIHASFNNTIVTITDRQGNALSWATSGGSGFRGSRKSTPFAAQVAAERAGEAAKEYGLKNLDVEVKGPGPGRESAVRALNNVGYKITNITDVTPIPHNGCRPPKKRRV, from the coding sequence ATGGCTAAGCCAAGTAATAAAACCGCAACCAAGAAAAAAGTTAAAAAGACAGTAGTGGACGGCGTTGCCCATATCCACGCTTCTTTTAACAACACCATCGTGACTATCACTGATCGTCAGGGTAATGCTCTTAGCTGGGCTACTTCAGGTGGTTCTGGTTTCCGTGGTTCACGTAAATCTACACCATTCGCTGCGCAGGTTGCTGCTGAGCGCGCTGGTGAAGCTGCAAAAGAATACGGCTTGAAAAACCTTGACGTAGAAGTTAAAGGCCCAGGTCCAGGTCGCGAATCAGCGGTTCGTGCTCTGAACAATGTTGGTTACAAAATTACCAACATCACTGACGTAACGCCGATTCCTCACAACGGCTGCCGTCCGCCGAAAAAACGTCGTGTGTAA
- the secY gene encoding preprotein translocase subunit SecY, with protein MAITNNMPLANQKGLGELWARLRFLFLAILVYRIGTHVPIPSLDPERIANLFNQNKDTILGMFNMFSGGALERMSILALGIMPYISASIIMQLLSSVTPSLEQLKKEGDAGRRKINQYTRYFTVVLAAVQAFAMAASFSNYAYGGEPTVAYYFTTVISLVTGAVFMMWLGEQVTERGIGNGISMLIFAGIVAGLPSAVVHSLESARQGDVNYLALLFVAVIAIAVVWLVVRIERGQRRITVNYAKRQPGRQGMGAQSSHLPLKINMSGVIPAIFASSILLFPASIAQWFGQGEGPVKVFLQNVALELSPGRPLYILLFIAFISFFCFFYTALMFNPKEVADNLKKSGAYIPGIRPGEHSAKYIDSVLTRLTVIGAIYMSAVCLLPQFLQVAAKVPFYLGGTSLLIVVVVVMDFMSQVQAHLMSHQYESLMKKSNLKGYGGNAR; from the coding sequence ATGGCTATCACTAACAATATGCCGTTAGCGAATCAAAAAGGTTTAGGCGAGCTTTGGGCTCGCCTTCGTTTTCTCTTTTTGGCTATTTTGGTCTACCGCATTGGTACTCACGTACCGATTCCGAGTTTAGATCCAGAACGAATCGCAAATCTGTTTAATCAAAACAAAGACACAATCCTTGGCATGTTTAACATGTTCTCGGGCGGTGCGCTTGAGCGGATGAGTATTTTAGCCCTGGGCATCATGCCTTACATTTCGGCATCGATCATCATGCAACTCTTAAGCTCGGTAACCCCGTCGCTTGAGCAGTTGAAGAAAGAAGGTGATGCCGGACGTAGAAAGATCAACCAATACACACGTTATTTCACGGTTGTATTAGCTGCTGTACAAGCCTTTGCCATGGCAGCCAGCTTTTCCAACTATGCATACGGCGGTGAGCCAACAGTTGCCTATTACTTCACTACGGTGATTTCATTGGTGACCGGTGCGGTGTTTATGATGTGGTTGGGCGAGCAAGTTACCGAGCGCGGTATTGGCAATGGTATATCCATGTTGATTTTCGCCGGTATCGTTGCTGGTTTGCCAAGTGCTGTTGTTCATTCTCTGGAAAGTGCGCGTCAAGGCGACGTGAATTATTTGGCGTTGTTATTTGTTGCGGTAATTGCAATAGCGGTAGTGTGGTTGGTGGTGCGCATTGAGCGTGGTCAGCGCAGAATTACTGTTAACTACGCGAAAAGACAACCGGGTCGTCAAGGTATGGGGGCGCAATCGAGCCATCTGCCATTGAAGATCAATATGTCAGGTGTAATTCCAGCCATTTTCGCCAGTAGTATTTTGTTGTTCCCAGCATCAATTGCCCAATGGTTTGGTCAAGGTGAAGGTCCGGTTAAGGTGTTCTTGCAGAACGTTGCTCTGGAGCTTAGTCCTGGTCGCCCACTGTACATTTTGTTGTTTATTGCATTTATTTCGTTCTTCTGTTTCTTCTACACCGCGTTGATGTTCAACCCGAAAGAAGTGGCAGATAACTTGAAAAAATCGGGTGCTTACATTCCAGGGATTCGTCCTGGTGAGCATTCCGCAAAATATATCGATAGCGTACTAACTCGCTTAACCGTGATTGGTGCTATCTATATGTCAGCAGTTTGCTTGTTACCTCAGTTCTTGCAAGTAGCCGCAAAAGTACCTTTCTATTTGGGTGGTACTTCATTACTTATCGTGGTGGTTGTGGTTATGGACTTTATGTCTCAGGTACAGGCTCACTTGATGTCTCATCAATATGAATCATTGATGAAGAAGTCAAACTTAAAAGGTTACGGCGGCAACGCGCGTTAA